One region of Channa argus isolate prfri chromosome 20, Channa argus male v1.0, whole genome shotgun sequence genomic DNA includes:
- the LOC137105893 gene encoding troponin T, slow skeletal muscle-like isoform X1, with protein MFDLENHGGHLEEDEEQAEGEERPKYKPLVTQLAPPKIPEGERVDFDDIHRKRMEKDLLELQTLIDVHFEQRKKEEEELIGLKARIESRRAERAEQQRVRAEKERDRQTRIAEERQRKEDEEAKKRAEDEAKKKKVLSNMGAHFGGFLAKAEQRRGKKQTAREIKKMTLAERRKPLAIDNLKEDGLRERAKEMWQWIYQLESEKFDLTEKMKRQKYEINVLLNRIQHAQKFKKGHGKGKVGGCWK; from the exons ATGTTTGATTTAGAAAATCATGG agGGCATCTGGAGG aagATGAGGAGCAAGCAGAGGGAG AAGAACGTCCCAAATACAA gCCACTGGTCACACAACTTGCCCCCCCTAAAATCCCTGAAGGGGAAAGAGTTGACTTTGAT GATATTCATAGAAAAAGGATGGAGAAAGATCTTTTGGAGCTGCAGACTTTGATTGATGTCCACTTtgagcagagaaagaaagaggaagaggagctgaTTGGACTCAAAGCAAGGATT gAGAGCCGGCGGGCAGAAAGAGCTGAGCAACAGAGAGTGAGGGCTGAAAAAGAGCGAGACAGACAGACACGGATTGCA gaggagagacagaggaaagaggaTGAAGAAGCGAAGAAGAGGGCAGAGGATGAGgccaaaaagaagaaagtgCTCTCCAACATGGGGGCTCACTTTGGAGGATTCCTGGCAAAG gcagagcagaggcGAGGCAAAAAGCAAACTGCGAGGGAAATCAAGAAGATGACTCTGGCAGAGAGACGCAAGCCACTGGCTATTGACAACTTAAAAGAAGATGGCCTGAG AGAGAGAGCCAAGGAGATGTGGCAATGGATCTACCAGCTGGAGTCTGAGAAATTTGACCTGACTGAAAAGATGAAGAGGCAGAAGTATGAG ataaatgtCCTTCTGAACAGAATCCAACATGCTCAGAAATT TAAAAAGGGCCATGGTAAGGGAAAAGTTGGAGGATGCTGGAAGTGA
- the LOC137105893 gene encoding troponin T, slow skeletal muscle-like isoform X3 — protein MFDLENHGGHLEDEEQAEGEERPKYKPLVTQLAPPKIPEGERVDFDDIHRKRMEKDLLELQTLIDVHFEQRKKEEEELIGLKARIESRRAERAEQQRVRAEKERDRQTRIAEERQRKEDEEAKKRAEDEAKKKKVLSNMGAHFGGFLAKAEQRRGKKQTAREIKKMTLAERRKPLAIDNLKEDGLRERAKEMWQWIYQLESEKFDLTEKMKRQKYEINVLLNRIQHAQKFKKGHGKGKVGGCWK, from the exons ATGTTTGATTTAGAAAATCATGG agGGCATCTGGAGG ATGAGGAGCAAGCAGAGGGAG AAGAACGTCCCAAATACAA gCCACTGGTCACACAACTTGCCCCCCCTAAAATCCCTGAAGGGGAAAGAGTTGACTTTGAT GATATTCATAGAAAAAGGATGGAGAAAGATCTTTTGGAGCTGCAGACTTTGATTGATGTCCACTTtgagcagagaaagaaagaggaagaggagctgaTTGGACTCAAAGCAAGGATT gAGAGCCGGCGGGCAGAAAGAGCTGAGCAACAGAGAGTGAGGGCTGAAAAAGAGCGAGACAGACAGACACGGATTGCA gaggagagacagaggaaagaggaTGAAGAAGCGAAGAAGAGGGCAGAGGATGAGgccaaaaagaagaaagtgCTCTCCAACATGGGGGCTCACTTTGGAGGATTCCTGGCAAAG gcagagcagaggcGAGGCAAAAAGCAAACTGCGAGGGAAATCAAGAAGATGACTCTGGCAGAGAGACGCAAGCCACTGGCTATTGACAACTTAAAAGAAGATGGCCTGAG AGAGAGAGCCAAGGAGATGTGGCAATGGATCTACCAGCTGGAGTCTGAGAAATTTGACCTGACTGAAAAGATGAAGAGGCAGAAGTATGAG ataaatgtCCTTCTGAACAGAATCCAACATGCTCAGAAATT TAAAAAGGGCCATGGTAAGGGAAAAGTTGGAGGATGCTGGAAGTGA
- the LOC137105893 gene encoding troponin T, slow skeletal muscle-like isoform X4 has product MFDLENHGGHLEDEEQAEGERPKYKPLVTQLAPPKIPEGERVDFDDIHRKRMEKDLLELQTLIDVHFEQRKKEEEELIGLKARIESRRAERAEQQRVRAEKERDRQTRIAEERQRKEDEEAKKRAEDEAKKKKVLSNMGAHFGGFLAKAEQRRGKKQTAREIKKMTLAERRKPLAIDNLKEDGLRERAKEMWQWIYQLESEKFDLTEKMKRQKYEINVLLNRIQHAQKFKKGHGKGKVGGCWK; this is encoded by the exons ATGTTTGATTTAGAAAATCATGG agGGCATCTGGAGG ATGAGGAGCAAGCAGAGGGAG AACGTCCCAAATACAA gCCACTGGTCACACAACTTGCCCCCCCTAAAATCCCTGAAGGGGAAAGAGTTGACTTTGAT GATATTCATAGAAAAAGGATGGAGAAAGATCTTTTGGAGCTGCAGACTTTGATTGATGTCCACTTtgagcagagaaagaaagaggaagaggagctgaTTGGACTCAAAGCAAGGATT gAGAGCCGGCGGGCAGAAAGAGCTGAGCAACAGAGAGTGAGGGCTGAAAAAGAGCGAGACAGACAGACACGGATTGCA gaggagagacagaggaaagaggaTGAAGAAGCGAAGAAGAGGGCAGAGGATGAGgccaaaaagaagaaagtgCTCTCCAACATGGGGGCTCACTTTGGAGGATTCCTGGCAAAG gcagagcagaggcGAGGCAAAAAGCAAACTGCGAGGGAAATCAAGAAGATGACTCTGGCAGAGAGACGCAAGCCACTGGCTATTGACAACTTAAAAGAAGATGGCCTGAG AGAGAGAGCCAAGGAGATGTGGCAATGGATCTACCAGCTGGAGTCTGAGAAATTTGACCTGACTGAAAAGATGAAGAGGCAGAAGTATGAG ataaatgtCCTTCTGAACAGAATCCAACATGCTCAGAAATT TAAAAAGGGCCATGGTAAGGGAAAAGTTGGAGGATGCTGGAAGTGA
- the LOC137105893 gene encoding troponin T, slow skeletal muscle-like isoform X5 yields the protein MFDLENHGGHLEEDEEQAEGEERPKYKPLVTQLAPPKIPEGERVDFDDIHRKRMEKDLLELQTLIDVHFEQRKKEEEELIGLKESRRAERAEQQRVRAEKERDRQTRIAEERQRKEDEEAKKRAEDEAKKKKVLSNMGAHFGGFLAKAEQRRGKKQTAREIKKMTLAERRKPLAIDNLKEDGLRERAKEMWQWIYQLESEKFDLTEKMKRQKYEINVLLNRIQHAQKFKKGHGKGKVGGCWK from the exons ATGTTTGATTTAGAAAATCATGG agGGCATCTGGAGG aagATGAGGAGCAAGCAGAGGGAG AAGAACGTCCCAAATACAA gCCACTGGTCACACAACTTGCCCCCCCTAAAATCCCTGAAGGGGAAAGAGTTGACTTTGAT GATATTCATAGAAAAAGGATGGAGAAAGATCTTTTGGAGCTGCAGACTTTGATTGATGTCCACTTtgagcagagaaagaaagaggaagaggagctgaTTGGACTCAAA gAGAGCCGGCGGGCAGAAAGAGCTGAGCAACAGAGAGTGAGGGCTGAAAAAGAGCGAGACAGACAGACACGGATTGCA gaggagagacagaggaaagaggaTGAAGAAGCGAAGAAGAGGGCAGAGGATGAGgccaaaaagaagaaagtgCTCTCCAACATGGGGGCTCACTTTGGAGGATTCCTGGCAAAG gcagagcagaggcGAGGCAAAAAGCAAACTGCGAGGGAAATCAAGAAGATGACTCTGGCAGAGAGACGCAAGCCACTGGCTATTGACAACTTAAAAGAAGATGGCCTGAG AGAGAGAGCCAAGGAGATGTGGCAATGGATCTACCAGCTGGAGTCTGAGAAATTTGACCTGACTGAAAAGATGAAGAGGCAGAAGTATGAG ataaatgtCCTTCTGAACAGAATCCAACATGCTCAGAAATT TAAAAAGGGCCATGGTAAGGGAAAAGTTGGAGGATGCTGGAAGTGA
- the LOC137105893 gene encoding troponin T, slow skeletal muscle-like isoform X2: MFDLENHGGHLEEDEEQAEGERPKYKPLVTQLAPPKIPEGERVDFDDIHRKRMEKDLLELQTLIDVHFEQRKKEEEELIGLKARIESRRAERAEQQRVRAEKERDRQTRIAEERQRKEDEEAKKRAEDEAKKKKVLSNMGAHFGGFLAKAEQRRGKKQTAREIKKMTLAERRKPLAIDNLKEDGLRERAKEMWQWIYQLESEKFDLTEKMKRQKYEINVLLNRIQHAQKFKKGHGKGKVGGCWK; this comes from the exons ATGTTTGATTTAGAAAATCATGG agGGCATCTGGAGG aagATGAGGAGCAAGCAGAGGGAG AACGTCCCAAATACAA gCCACTGGTCACACAACTTGCCCCCCCTAAAATCCCTGAAGGGGAAAGAGTTGACTTTGAT GATATTCATAGAAAAAGGATGGAGAAAGATCTTTTGGAGCTGCAGACTTTGATTGATGTCCACTTtgagcagagaaagaaagaggaagaggagctgaTTGGACTCAAAGCAAGGATT gAGAGCCGGCGGGCAGAAAGAGCTGAGCAACAGAGAGTGAGGGCTGAAAAAGAGCGAGACAGACAGACACGGATTGCA gaggagagacagaggaaagaggaTGAAGAAGCGAAGAAGAGGGCAGAGGATGAGgccaaaaagaagaaagtgCTCTCCAACATGGGGGCTCACTTTGGAGGATTCCTGGCAAAG gcagagcagaggcGAGGCAAAAAGCAAACTGCGAGGGAAATCAAGAAGATGACTCTGGCAGAGAGACGCAAGCCACTGGCTATTGACAACTTAAAAGAAGATGGCCTGAG AGAGAGAGCCAAGGAGATGTGGCAATGGATCTACCAGCTGGAGTCTGAGAAATTTGACCTGACTGAAAAGATGAAGAGGCAGAAGTATGAG ataaatgtCCTTCTGAACAGAATCCAACATGCTCAGAAATT TAAAAAGGGCCATGGTAAGGGAAAAGTTGGAGGATGCTGGAAGTGA
- the LOC137105891 gene encoding dynein axonemal assembly factor 3-like, with product MSAGRPSEGAGCITWWGFSPARDLLASGPARHEGHVNVLLVGSGDPRHILKTIASLQNEEHLHVWVIENSMEVVARQLLLLYLALLPQEHMGINEKTEVFLEVFGNCEIRSQTEEILRHAASQLSLSVTETLETVTNPCLNTSLLKFKERDELARLFKLWRQPQSASPSECSAPIVMAKAWDYRVRQHLGTRYDSKKGCFDWDLSMKLHEKGCGIINKQQYVQWRERGLAFEMREGVYQINNPTLLSSRVLSQRGNKVALRGYWGDIVSSPYLSFGIETEDKSLLKTENGQHVKTAQDISLANVQAFFQSLSSRRGCPTTSQLETEAVDPSRQTDRKSIKIKDLMHLNRVSVTFLPMDSLHRLPQKNKYSNFFNTIYFSVSCVHHLSPTMRQIAAPDAVLVVELAKYLLDLNKDQEAGFAEKVLSIAIEAGFEPWHEGKRDDVHAVFIPR from the exons ATGAGTGCTGGACGGCCTTCTGAGGGCGCGGGCTGCATCACCTGGTGGGGCTTCAGTCCTGCGCGCGACCTGCTGGCATCAG GTCCCGCGAGACATGAAGGACATGTCAATGTACTGCTGGTTGGAAGTGGAGATCCACGACATATTTTGAAGACCATTGCTTCTTTGCAGAATGAAGAACATCTTCAT GTGTGGGTGATAGAAAACAGCATGGAGGTGGTGGCGAGACAGCTGCTGCTACTCTACCTGGCACTGTTACCCCAGGAACACATGGGAATTAATG AGAAGACAGAGGTTTTCCTGGAGGTGTTTGGAAACTGTGAAATCCGCAGTCAGACAGAGGAGATACTGAGACATGCAGCATCGcaactctctctttctgttacTGAAACATTAGAAACCGTAACAAACCCCTGTTTGAACACAAGTCTTCTCAAG TTCAAGGAGAGAGATGAGCTGGCCAGGTTATTTAAGTTGTGGAGGCAACCTCAGTCAGCATCTCCATCTGAGTGTTCTGCCCCCATCGTAATGGCCAAAGCCTGGGATTATCGGGTCAGGCAGCACCTTGGGACACGCTATGACTCGAAGAAAGGCTGCTTCGACTGGGACCTTTCCATGAAACTGCATGAGAAAGGg TGTGGCATCATCAACAAGCAACAGTATGTGCAATGGAGGGAACGGGGTTTGGCGTTTGAAATGAGGGAGGGTGTCTACCAAATAAACAATCCCACTTTGCTCTCTTCAAGAGTGCTCAGTCAG AGAGGGAACAAAGTGGCTCTGAGGGGATACTGGGGAGACATAGTATCCAGTCCTTACCTCTCTTTCGGCATTGAAACTGAGGACAAGAGCCTACTGAAGACAGAGAATGGGCAACATGTCAAG ACAGCCCAGGATATCTCTTTGGCAAATGTGCAGGCATTTTTCCAGTCCTTGTCCAGTAGACGGGGCTGCCCCACTACATCTCAGTTAGAAACAGAGGCAGTGGACCCATCCAGACAAACTGACCGGAAATCTATCAAAATTAAGG ACTTGATGCATCTAAATAGGGTCTCTGTGACCTTCCTGCCTATGGACTCACTTCACAGGCtcccacaaaaaaataaatactccaATTTTTTCAACACCATCTATTTCTCTGTCAG CTGTGTGCACCATTTGAGCCCGACGATGAGACAGATTGCAGCACCAGACGCTGTGCTTGTCGTGGAGCTGGCCAA GTACCTTTTGGATCTGAACAAAGACCAAGAAGCCGGCTTTGCAGAGAAAGTGTTGAGCATCGCTATAGAGGCTGGATTTGAACCCTGGCATGAGGGGAAAAGGGATGACGTTCATGCTGTTTTTATACCACGATGA
- the syt5b gene encoding synaptotagmin Vb produces the protein MRFISAGMRSRRAAEPPEPEPEDATEAVHHEHSHSQHHKHEQEHEHEQEHEHEHPHAEHHPSHDYNHIKDKFMNELNHLQIPMWAVGAIAVLVVVLVACFIFCVFKKCFAKKKKPKKVRERKTGRRRMAKEGEGEAGEKEGEVKNQGEKEEKEQEKLGRLEYSLDYNFTEAQLIVGILQAQDLAAMDMGGTSDPYVKVFLLPDKKKKYETKVQRKNLCPVFNETFIFKIPYAELGGKTLVLQVFDFDRFSKHDMIGDIKIPMNSVDLGQPMQQWRDLESSEKEEEKLGDICISLRYVPTAGKLTVNIMEAKNLKKMDVGGLSDPYVKIVLQQNGKRIKKKKTTVKKNTLNPYFNESFSFDVPFEQIQKVQVVITVFDYDKLGSNDPIGKTFMGYGATGVGLRHWSDMLANPRRPVAQWHTLLPEEEVDAALKAKPR, from the exons ATGAGGTTCATCAGTGCCGGGATGCGGAGCAGAAGAGCTGCCGAACCTCCTGAACCTGAACCAGAGGACGCAACAGAGGCAGTTCATCATGAGCACTCTCATTCACAACACCACAAGCATGAGCAAGAGCACGAGCATGAGCAGGAGCACGAGCACGAGCATCCTCATGCAGAACACCACCCCAGCCATGACTATaatcacataaaagacaaattcatGAATGAACTTAATCACCTGCAAA ttccCATGTGGGCCGTAGGAGCCATTGCTGTGCTGGTAGTGGTTTTGGTGGCATGTTTCATCTTCTGTGTTTTCAAAAAatgctttgcaaaaaagaaaaagccaaagAAAGTAAGGGAGAGGAAGACAGGTCGCCGAAGAATGGCAAAAGAAGGTGAAGGAGAGGCTGGAGAGAAG GAGGGGGAGGTGAAGAACCAAGgcgagaaagaggaaaaagaacaagaaaagttGGGTAGGCTGGAGTACTCCCTGGACTATAACTTCACAGAAGCCCAG CTCATAGTGGGTATCCTACAGGCTCAGGACCTTGCTGCTATGGACATGGGGGGAACCTCAGATCCTTATGTCAAAGTCTTTTTGTTGccagacaaaaagaagaagtacGAGACCAAGGTTCAACGCAAGAATTTATGTCCTGTTTTCAATGAGACTTTCATCTTCAAG ATTCCATATGCAGAGTTGGGAGGAAAGACTTTGGTGCTGCAGGTTTTTGACTTTGACCGTTTCTCCAAGCATGATATGATCGGTGATATAAAAATCCCCATGAACAGTGTGGATTTGGGTCAACCAATGCAGCAGTGGAGAGACCTGGAGAGTAGTGAGAAGGAAGAG GAGAAACTTGGTGATATTTGCATTTCCTTACGGTATGTTCCCACTGCTGGGAAACTGACGGTAAACATCATGGAAGCAAAGAACTTGAAGAAAATGGATGTTGGCGGCTTATCCG ATCCATATGTGAAGATTGTTCTGCAACAAAATGGGAAAcggattaagaaaaaaaagacaacagtcaAGAAAAACACGCTAAATCCCTACTTTAATGAGAGTTTTAGCTTTGATGTCCCCTTTGAGCAGATACAG aaagtACAGGTCGTCATCACGGTGTTTGATTATGATAAACTCGGGAGCAATGATCCCATTGGAAAAACCTTCATGGGTTACGGAGCTACAGGAGTTGGGCTGCGCCACTGGTCAGACATGTTAGCCAATCCTAGACGTCCAGTAGCACAGTGGCACACTCTCCTGCCAGAAGAAGAAGTCGATGCGGCACTCAAAGCAAAACCGCGCTAA
- the zgc:56095 gene encoding ferritin, lower subunit-like — MQSVVRQNFHSETEADINRLINLKLNASYTFLALGMYFDRDDVALPNFSSFFLERSIKEREQAEKLLEYQNMRGGRILLQTIAKPSREDWKSGLDAMSFSLDYQKSLNTCILNVHQRTGTYTDPHLSDFLEAHFLTDSHDTIKKLGDYVGSLTRITESEAHGPMGEYLFDKHTL; from the exons atGCAGTCCGTAGTCAGACAAAACTTCCACTCGGAGACCGAAGCAGACATCaacagactcatcaacctgaaGCTCAATGCATCCTACACCTTCCTTGCGCTG GGGATGTATTTTGACAGAGATGATGTAGCCTTGCCAAATTTCTCCAGTTTTTTCTTGGAGCGCTCCATAAAGGAGAGGGAACAGGCTGAGAAGCTGCTGGAATATCAGAACATGAGAGGAGGCCGAATTTTGCTTCAGACTATTGCT aaaccTAGTAGAGAGGATTGGAAAAGTGGTCTTGATGCAATGTCATTTTCCCTGGATTATCAGAAATCTCTAAACACGTGCATCCTTAATGTACACCAAAGAACTGGCACCTACACCGACCCTCAT CTAAGTGACTTTCTTGAGGCCCACTTCCTCACCGACAGCCATGACACCATAAAGAAGCTGGGAGATTATGTTGGCAGTCTGACCCGCATCACTGAGTCTGAGGCACACGGTCCAATGGGAGAATACCTCTTTGACAAGCATACTCTGTAA